GTCACTCCGGATCACGATGGTTGAGCGTGGCGACTTTGTTTCCTATGCCGCCTGACCCATGCCCTATTACATCGGTGATGTAATCAGGGATTACAACAAGCTCGTGGTGCGGACGCCCGGGCAATTCATAGAATCCGGCGTCGACGTCAAGACGGGAACCGCCGTCGAGGGTATTGACGCGGAAGCGGGGAGGGTTCGTCTCTCCGACGGGACCCGCCTGTCCTATGACATCCTGGTCATGGCCACCGGCGCGGACGCCCTGCGCCTTGACATCCCCGGCGCGGACCGTGAGGGAGTGTTCGTGATGAGAAATCTGGCGGATGCCCTTCGCCTGAAATCCTTCCTGAATGACAACGAATGCCGCAGCGCGGTCATCATAGGCGGCGGGTATGTCGCCCTGGAAATGTGCGAGGCCCTGAAAACCCTGGGCCTGGAGACGACGGTCATGGTTCGCCGGGACCGTCCGGCTGTGCGCTGGGACGCCGAGTTAACCGCCATGATGATAGATGAACTGGAGAGACAAGGTGTCAACTTCATGCCCGGGACGAGGCCGCTTTCCGTTGAAAAGGGAGTCGATTCCCGGCTCAGGGTGATAACGGACCAGGGAGAGCTTAATGCCGATCTGGTTCTCATGGCCGTCGGCGTCAGGAACAATTCGAGCCTGGCACAATCCATAGGTTGTGTCCTGGGTGAAAGCGGTGCCGTAAAAGTGGATTTTTACCAACGAACCTCCCGGGACGAGGTCTATGCCGTGGGCGACTGTTGTGAGGTCTTTCACCGTGTCGCCGGGAGATGGGTCTATCTGCCGCTGGGCGACATCGCCAACAAGCAGGGGCGCACGGCAGGCAGAAACATAGGCGGCGCGACGGCCCCATTCGAGGGAGTGGTGGGCGCGCAGTCCTTCAGGCTGTTCGATCTTGAAGCGGCCGCGACGGGTCTCACGGAGAATGAAGCACAAACCTATGGTTACCGGCCTGTCAGTACTCTGATATGGGGGCTTCCCGTGGGTCGGTCCATGTCTCGGGGCGAGAAGCTGGGCGTAAAGCTCGTGGCCGACGCGCCGACGGGAAAGCTTCTGGGTGCCCAGGCCGTAGGAGAAAAGGGGGCCGTGGCGCGGATCAACAGCCTTTCCGTCGCGCTCTGGTCCGGGCTGTCCCTGGAAGAGGTCGGATACCTGGATCTCGCGTACTCACCGACTTTTGGTGGTGCCTGGGATGCGATCCATGTGGCCGCCCAGGTGCTGATGAGGAAACTGACATAATAAGAGGTCGGGAGCCCCGGGACGGA
This portion of the Syntrophales bacterium genome encodes:
- a CDS encoding FAD-dependent oxidoreductase; the encoded protein is MPYYIGDVIRDYNKLVVRTPGQFIESGVDVKTGTAVEGIDAEAGRVRLSDGTRLSYDILVMATGADALRLDIPGADREGVFVMRNLADALRLKSFLNDNECRSAVIIGGGYVALEMCEALKTLGLETTVMVRRDRPAVRWDAELTAMMIDELERQGVNFMPGTRPLSVEKGVDSRLRVITDQGELNADLVLMAVGVRNNSSLAQSIGCVLGESGAVKVDFYQRTSRDEVYAVGDCCEVFHRVAGRWVYLPLGDIANKQGRTAGRNIGGATAPFEGVVGAQSFRLFDLEAAATGLTENEAQTYGYRPVSTLIWGLPVGRSMSRGEKLGVKLVADAPTGKLLGAQAVGEKGAVARINSLSVALWSGLSLEEVGYLDLAYSPTFGGAWDAIHVAAQVLMRKLT